In Mycolicibacter virginiensis, the DNA window TGGCGCGCAACCCGAACTCCGCCAACCCCTCGGGGGCATCCACCGGCGCCACCGTCTGCTTCGGGACGGCCTCGACGGCGACGTTGAACAGGAAGCCGACCGACTCCTCCTTGAGCCCGTCGAGCATGCCGCGGAACATGTCGAAGCCTTCCCGCTGGTACTCGACCAGGGGGTCACGCTGCGCCATCGCCCGCAGTCCGATGCCCTCCTTGAGGTAGTCCATCTCGTAGAGGTGCTCGCGCCACTTGCGGTCGAGAACGCTCAGCAGCACACCGCGTTCCAGCTCCCGCATCGCGCCGGCCCCGGCGGTCTCGTCGACCTGGGCTTCCCGCACCGCGTAGGAGTTCTCGGCGTCGGCGAGCAGCGCCTCGAGCAGTTCCTCGCGAGTCAGGTCGTCGGCCTCGCCGATGTCGTCGGCGTGCAGCAGCTCGTGGTAGTCGATCCCGACCGGGTACAGGGTCTTCAGCGCCGTCCACAGCTGCTCAAGGTCCCAGTCTTCGGCGTAGCCCTCACCGGTGGCACCGTCGACGTAGGCGGTGATCACATCGACGAGCATGTCGTGGGCCTGCTCGGCCAGGTTCTCGCCGTCGAGGATGCGCCGGCGCTCGGCGTAAATCACCTTGCGCTGCTGGTTCATCACCTCGTCGTACTTCAGGACGTTCTTGCGGATCTCGAAGTTCTGCTGCTCGACCTGGGTCTGGGCGCTCTTGATCGCCCGGGTGACCATCTTGGCCTCGATCGGCACGTCATCGGGCAGGTTCAGCCGGGTCAGCAGCGATTCCAGTGCCGCACCGTTGAACCGTCGCATCAGCTCGTCGCCCAGCGACAGGTAGAACCGTGACTCGCCCGGGTCACCTTGACGGCCGGAACGGCCACGCAGCTGGTTGTCGATACGCCGCGACTCGTGCCGCTCGGTGCCCAGCACGTAAAGACCGCCGGCCTCGATCACTTCCTCGGCCTCGGCGGCCGCCTCCGCCTTGATCTCGCGCAGCGCCGCATCCCAGGCGGCCTCGTACTCGTCCGGGGTCTCGACCGGGTCCAGGCCCTGACCGCGCAGCCGCTGATCGGCCAGGAAGTCGACGTTGCCGCCGAGCACGATGTCGGTACCGCGACCGGCCATGTTGGTGGCCACCGTGACGGCGCCGCGCCGGCCCGCCTCGGCGATGATGTGCGCCTCGCGCTCATGCTGCTTGGCGTTGAGGACGTTGTGCGGGACGCGGCGCTTGGTCAGCTGCTTGGACAGATACTCCGAGCGCTCCACGCTGGTGGTGCCGATCAGCACCGGCTGGCCCTTTTCGTAGCGCTCAGCGACGTCATCGACGACCGCGAGGAACTTGGCCTCCTCGGTCTTGTAGATGAGGTCGATCTGGTCGATGCGCGCCATCGGCTTGTTGGTCGGGATCGGCACCACGCCCAGCTTGTAGATCTCGTGCAGCTCGGCAGCTTCGGTCTCGGCGGTACCGGTCATGCCGGCGAGCTTGTCGTAGAGCCGGAAATAGTTCTGCAGCGTGATGGTGGCCAGGGTCTGGTTCTCGGCCTTGATCTCCACCCGCTCCTTGGCCTCGATGGCCTGGTGCATGCCCTCGTTGTAGCGCCGACCCACCAGCACGCGGCCGGTGAACTCGTCGACGATGAAGACCTCGCCGTTGCGGACGATGTAGTCCTTGTCGCGGTTGAACAGCTCCTTGGCCTTCAGCGCGTTGTTGAGGTAGCTGACCAGCGGGGAGTTGGCGGCCTCGTAGAGGTTCTCGATGCCGAGCTGATCCTCGACGAACTCCACCCCGAGCTCGTGCACGCCGATGGTGCGCTTGCGCAGGTCCACTTCGTAGTGGACGTCTTTCTCCATCAGCGGCACGATCCGGGCGAACTCGGAGTACCAGTTGGAGCTGCCGTCAGCAGGCCCGGAGATGATCAACGGGGTGCGGGCCTCGTCGATCAGGATGGAGTCGACCTCGTCGACGATGGCGAAGTTGTGCGGGCGCTGCACGAGCTGTTCCAGCGAGTGCGCCATGTTGTCGCGCAGGTAGTCGAAGCCGAATTCGTTGTTGGTGCCGTAGGTGACATCGGCGTTGTAGGCAACGCGCCGTTCGTCCGGGGTCATCTGCGACAGGATCACCCCGACCTCCAGGCCGAGGAAGCGGTGCACGCGGCCCATCCACTCACTGTCGCGCTTGGCCAGGTAGTCGTTGACCGTGACGACGTGCACGCCCTTGCCGGAGATCGCGTTGAGGTACGCCGGAAGCACACAGGTCAGGGTCTTGCCCTCACCGGTCTTCATCTCGGCGACGTTGCCGTAATGCAGTGCCGCGCCACCCATCAACTGCACGTGGAACGGCCGCTGGGTCAACACCCGCCACGCCGCCTCACGGGCTACCGCGAACGCCTCGGGCAGCAGGTCGTCAAGGGATTCGCCGTCGGCGTGCCGCTGACGGAATTCGTCGGTCTTGGCCCGCAGCTCCGCGTCGGTAAGCGCTTCGACGTCCCCGGAGAGGGTGTCGATGTAGTCCGCGACCTTTCGGAGCCGTTTGACCATGCGGCCTTCACCAAAACGCAGCAACTTGGACAGCACGGCTATGTCCCCTACTCAGTCTTCGGCATTACGAGCGTCACCCATGGTAGGTGACACCGTTGCCAAGGGCGGCAATGCGCTGCCAACGCAGCTCCGCCAAGGCCGTGCTCAGACCAGACGAATCAAGCCGTAGTCGTAGGCGTGCCGTCGGTAGACCACCGACGCCTGGTCGGTCTCCTTGTCCTGGAACAGGAAGAAATCGTGGCCGACGAGCTCCATCTCGTAGAGCGCGTCGTCGACCGACATGGGCGTCGCGGTGTGTTCTTTGGTGCGCACGATCCGGCCAGGCTCATGCTCGTGGCCGTCACTGTGCGCATTCGCCTCGCGGTGGTCGGGTTCGGCCGTGCCGTCCCGGTTGAATGCGGCGGCGAGGAACTCTGGGTCCAAGTTGGTGACACCGGTGGCCTCGGCTACCGACAGCGGCGTCTTGTCGCCGTAGGAGACGTTGCGGCGGCCCTTGTCGCGGCGCAGCCGGCTCTCCAGGCGGTCGATCGCAGCCTCGAACGCGGCATAGAAACTGTCGGCGCGGGCCTCCCCGCGGACCACCGGGCCGCGGCCGTGCGCGGTGATGTCGATCTGCTGGCAGGATTTTCGCTGGCGTCGATTATTGGCGTGCTTGAGCTCGACATCGAACAGGCGAATCGAGCGGTCCAACCGCTCCACGCGGGCCAGCTTCTGCGCGACGTAAACCCGGAAATGGTCTGGAATCTCAACGTTACGGCCCTTGACCACAATCTCCGCGCCCGACTGGTCGGGCCGCTCCTCCACGTCGACTGACGCCGCGCTGGTTTCCACAAATTGATTTGCCATGCTCGACACTCTCCTGTCGTCTCGACCACGTTCCTTCAAGGTCCCCCCGCCCTTGATGACGACCGTAGCCATGCCGCCGGATACATGCCACCGGTTTGGCGCACCCATTTGACAGCCGTCTCATACCGATGCGATTACGACTGCGGCAGAAACCGGCAGCCGGGCCTGACGCAGCACCCGCACCGACTCGGCCAGGGTGGCCCCGGTAGTCACGACGTCGTCGACGATCAGGACATCGCCCGCTGCGGAGAGATGCGTCAGCCCACCCCGACGCAGCAGGACTCGGCCCGCGATGTTGCGTTCCCGGGCGGCGCTGCCCAGACCGACCGAGTCGCGGGTCAGCGCCCGCATCCGCAACGCCGGCGCGACCGTCACGCCGGGGTGGCACGCGGCGACGGCCGCGGCGATGCGCGTGACCGGATCGCCCCCGCGCCGCCGAGCGGCGCTGCGCCGGGTGGGCGCCGGGATGATCGTCAGCGGCAGTTCCACCACCTGCCAGCACAGCAGCCGCTGCAGCGCCGCCCCCAACGCCGACGCCAGCGGAGCGACGAGGTCGCTGCGGCCGCGTTCCTTGACCGCGACGATCGCCTGCCGGCGGGCCCCGGCGTAGCGACCCAGCGCGAACACCGGGACCTGCGGATCCAGCCGCGGGGCGATCACCCGCGGTTCGTCGGGCCCGACCGCCAGCTGCGCGGCGCAGACGGCGCACCATCGGGTCCCGGGTCTACCGCAGCCGCCGCACTGCAGGGGAAGCACCGCGTCAAGCACACACCGATGCTTCCCCGGGGGTACGACAACGGGACCTGGCTGCGGTCAGTACCCGGCCAGGTCCGCCGACAGGTCGGCTACCGCGACACCCTCGGGCACCTGGACCTCGGCGATCGCCTCCGGGCGGTCGTCGAACTCCAACCGCAGCGCACGGCAGATGGTGGCGTGCATGTCATACATGCAGGTGATGTAGGTCAGCTCCATGATTTCGCGATCGGACAGGTGCGCCTGCAGCACCGCAAAGATCTCGTCGGCCACCCGGCCGCCGTCGTAGACCAGCGCATCGGTGTAAGCCAGCACTGCGCGCTCAAGCCCGGAGAAGAGGTCGCTGACCTGCCAGGACGGCAACGCGGCGATCTTCTCCTCGGACATACCCAACGAACGCATCTGTTTGCAGTGCTGGGAGAAGACGAACTGGCTGCCGCGCGCATAGCCGGCACGGGCCTGACCGAGCTCGCGCAGCAGCGGGTCCAGCGAGGCGTTGCGATACAGGGCAAATCCCCGCACGGCGTGGGAGAACACCTGTGGCGCCTGGGCGAACACCGTCCACCAGTCCCCCGGTGTCCCGTGGATGGTGCGGTGGCCGGTTGGCGCAGCACAGCACACGGGGTCGACGCCCGCGCCGAACAGTCGGTCATAGAAGAACAAGATCTGCTCGTCGGTCACTTCGGCGCGCGGGATCTCGCGGAGTCTGGGCATGGCGGTGTCCTTTCCGGCCCGCACGGCGGACCGCTACTACGGTATGTCGTACCTCGGCGTCAAGGGGCATTTAGTCAACAGAGAAACTAACGCCCGACCCCAAATTCGTGAGGGCACTAACAGTTTCGCGAATTTTCATCCTCGATACTGTTAGCGTCCCGTCCATGAGCACCGATGCGACACAGGTGGGCGCGCCCACCACCGAATCCGGCCGTGCCCAGGCGCTGGTCGGCAAGGGCTGGGCGCAGGGCGTGGCCCTGGTCATGATCTTCGGTTTCCTGGTGATGGGCATCCTGGCCTATCGCACGTACACGGCGTCAATGCCGATGCCGGACAAGGTCGTTACAGAATCCGGCCAACAGCTGTTCGCCGGTGCCGACATCACCCGCGGCCAGCAGCTCTATCAGGCCCGCGGCCTCATGCAGTACGGCTCGGTGCTGGGCCACGGCGCCTACCTGGGCCCGGACTACACCGCCGAATATCTGCGGCTGGCCACCGAGAATGTCGCCGATCAGTTCAAGGCACAGGGCGTAGCGAACCCGCACGACGACGTGGTCGCCGAGTTCCGAACCAACCGCTATAACGCGGACACCAAGACGCTGGTGTTCACCGACAAACAGGTCCAGGCGTTCAACGACATCGAGAAGCACTACGCCGCCTACTTCGGCGAAGCTTCCACCAAATACGGCCTGCTGCCGCACATGATCACCGACCCCGGCGAGATCCGTGATCTGACTTCGTTCTTCGCCTGGACCGCGTGGGCGGCGGCGGCCGACCGGCCCGGCCACAACTACAGCTACACCAACAACTGGCCCTCGGAGCCGCGCGTCGACAACGGGCC includes these proteins:
- the secA gene encoding preprotein translocase subunit SecA — its product is MLSKLLRFGEGRMVKRLRKVADYIDTLSGDVEALTDAELRAKTDEFRQRHADGESLDDLLPEAFAVAREAAWRVLTQRPFHVQLMGGAALHYGNVAEMKTGEGKTLTCVLPAYLNAISGKGVHVVTVNDYLAKRDSEWMGRVHRFLGLEVGVILSQMTPDERRVAYNADVTYGTNNEFGFDYLRDNMAHSLEQLVQRPHNFAIVDEVDSILIDEARTPLIISGPADGSSNWYSEFARIVPLMEKDVHYEVDLRKRTIGVHELGVEFVEDQLGIENLYEAANSPLVSYLNNALKAKELFNRDKDYIVRNGEVFIVDEFTGRVLVGRRYNEGMHQAIEAKERVEIKAENQTLATITLQNYFRLYDKLAGMTGTAETEAAELHEIYKLGVVPIPTNKPMARIDQIDLIYKTEEAKFLAVVDDVAERYEKGQPVLIGTTSVERSEYLSKQLTKRRVPHNVLNAKQHEREAHIIAEAGRRGAVTVATNMAGRGTDIVLGGNVDFLADQRLRGQGLDPVETPDEYEAAWDAALREIKAEAAAEAEEVIEAGGLYVLGTERHESRRIDNQLRGRSGRQGDPGESRFYLSLGDELMRRFNGAALESLLTRLNLPDDVPIEAKMVTRAIKSAQTQVEQQNFEIRKNVLKYDEVMNQQRKVIYAERRRILDGENLAEQAHDMLVDVITAYVDGATGEGYAEDWDLEQLWTALKTLYPVGIDYHELLHADDIGEADDLTREELLEALLADAENSYAVREAQVDETAGAGAMRELERGVLLSVLDRKWREHLYEMDYLKEGIGLRAMAQRDPLVEYQREGFDMFRGMLDGLKEESVGFLFNVAVEAVPKQTVAPVDAPEGLAEFGLRAKGIDGANGADGADGAAGLTYSGPDEDGSAQVRRSGDLQPAGANPSQSRRERREAARREGRGSRLPKVPRKS
- the hpf gene encoding ribosome hibernation-promoting factor, HPF/YfiA family, giving the protein MANQFVETSAASVDVEERPDQSGAEIVVKGRNVEIPDHFRVYVAQKLARVERLDRSIRLFDVELKHANNRRQRKSCQQIDITAHGRGPVVRGEARADSFYAAFEAAIDRLESRLRRDKGRRNVSYGDKTPLSVAEATGVTNLDPEFLAAAFNRDGTAEPDHREANAHSDGHEHEPGRIVRTKEHTATPMSVDDALYEMELVGHDFFLFQDKETDQASVVYRRHAYDYGLIRLV
- a CDS encoding ComF family protein; the protein is MLDAVLPLQCGGCGRPGTRWCAVCAAQLAVGPDEPRVIAPRLDPQVPVFALGRYAGARRQAIVAVKERGRSDLVAPLASALGAALQRLLCWQVVELPLTIIPAPTRRSAARRRGGDPVTRIAAAVAACHPGVTVAPALRMRALTRDSVGLGSAARERNIAGRVLLRRGGLTHLSAAGDVLIVDDVVTTGATLAESVRVLRQARLPVSAAVVIASV
- a CDS encoding carboxymuconolactone decarboxylase family protein — protein: MPRLREIPRAEVTDEQILFFYDRLFGAGVDPVCCAAPTGHRTIHGTPGDWWTVFAQAPQVFSHAVRGFALYRNASLDPLLRELGQARAGYARGSQFVFSQHCKQMRSLGMSEEKIAALPSWQVSDLFSGLERAVLAYTDALVYDGGRVADEIFAVLQAHLSDREIMELTYITCMYDMHATICRALRLEFDDRPEAIAEVQVPEGVAVADLSADLAGY